The sequence below is a genomic window from Microvirga mediterraneensis.
GCTTGGGGTCGGTAATAGCTCGTTAACCATACTCGCACATGCTTCTCCCGTACTCCGAAGCGGTCACAGAGCTATTTCTCACAAGGCAAACAGATGATGTTCAGGATCCTCACGGATGCAGTCGATGAGAAGCTCGCGTTGATTACACCTCTCGTAAGAGAAATAGAGCAGGGTGGTCAGAGTGCTGACCTACGCGATCTTGCCAATCAACTCGTCCGTGCTCTACGCCTGTTCGAGCGCAATCCCGGCATCGAGGCTGCGGCCGACGACCTGTATGCGGCAGCGGCGGCGCTGGTAGGGGAGAACACGAAACCTTCGTATCCTGCGGCAAGAGGGCGGCGCCTCCTCAAGGAGGCTCATGTGCGCTTTTGCAATCGGCTCGAAGCGGCTGCGGATCGTGTTGGACCTTACAAGTACCTGATGGTCCCGGACTACCCGATCCGCCAAGCGGCATAACGAGACAGACTCTGCCACCCGAAATTGTCTTCTCCAGGCTTGTCCAGTGCGCAGAGGATTGCGAAGATCAAACCAGGGAATCGGCCGCTTTTTCGAGCAGAGCCTGAAATGAAGGCTGGTTCTTATGCCCAACCACAGCAGCATATAGTCGGAGGCTGGCGGCTGTTGCTTCATCCTGCTCGCCTCGGGCGAGCTTGGCCGCTGCTTGATCCAGCAGCTCAGCCGAATCCTTCTCACCCTGGCCCAGCAACACCGCTGACCACAGGCTCAATTCGCCGGAGAGCATCTTGGGATCAGGCATCGGTGTCCCCCTTTCGTGCACAGCCCGTCACTGGCACGCCGGTTCGGTTCCGAGGACGCCAATCGTCATGAAGAGCCGGCATCGGGAAGCCCGGAAACGCCTCGGCTGAAGGAACCAGGCGGGGTTCTCAGCCGAGGCGTGCGCAGTGCCGGTTGCAACACCGCTAGGCTATCCTGGCCCATTTGGGTAAAGATCTCGTTTCTGTCAGCACTACCTTGATGTGGCGGCTTCTTGCCTGAAGCGGGTAGCATTTCGGACTCTAAGAGGCTGGTGAGCAATTATCTTTCCTTTCGCGTGAGACGCCGCAGAAGGATGCGGCTCATGGCGAGATAGAGCAGCATCTCGCCGGTCTCGACGAGCCGCTCATAATCCTTGGCGAGGCGCCGATTGGTGGTGAGCCAACTGATCGTTCGCTCTACCACCCATCGGCGTGCGAGTACTTGAAAGCCGCTCGGGCGCGTCGGCGGCTCCGCGTCAGCCCGCATCCAGACGCCGCCGGACCACCAGTGTTGTGGGATCGACAGCTTCCAGCCCAGTACTTTGCACAGCCAATCCTTCAGCCCACGATAGGCGGTGTCGGCCCACATCAGCTTGATGGCCGGGAAGAGATGCTGCAGGCCCTCCAGCAGGAGTTCGGCCCCTGCACGGTCATGGATGTCGGCGGGCTGCACCTTGTTCTTCAACAGATTGCCTTGCGTATCAACGAGCAGATGACGCTTGCGGCCCTTGATCTTCTTGCCGCCATCGTACCCACGGGGTCCGCCCATCTCAGAGGTCTTGATCGATTGGCTGTCGATGATCGCCGCTGTTGGCTGAGGATTGCGGCCGATTCTACAGCGATAGCTCTCGCGCAGAACCTGGGTCACGTGCTCCCAGGTGCCATCCTCGCGCCACTGCGCATAGTGATAGAAAACGGTGCACCGCGGCGGATACTCATGCGGCAGCAGCCGCCACTGCGCTCCGGTGCGCAGCAGATAGAAGATGGCATCGACGATGCGCCGGAGCGGATAGGTCTGTCGCCGTCCCGCTGGATGGCTGCGAGGGACAAGGGGCGCGAGCAACGCCCATTCGGCATCAGTGAGATCGCTGGCGTAGGAACAGGCATCCATGGCAGGGCTCCCGGATCGTCAAACAGCCCATATCCGCAGCAGCGGCCAGCACAAACCTATGGTGAATCAAACACTTGGATCGAGCAATAAAATTGCTCACCAGCCTCTAACACTCCAGTAACTACACTCATTCACCATACTGAGGACGCGGCCACTTGTGGTCGCTGTATTGCGTATGAGTGTTCCAATGACGCTGCTTTTGCTTTTGCTTGTTGTAGCTTCGCTCGCAGCTTCGATTTTGCTGCCGGTCGGGCATATGTTGATCTTGCCAAAGGGGGCTGGGAGATCACCAACGCCCAGGAGCCTTGCTGCGCTTGAGCGCCGGGCCCAGCGCTGCTGAACAGCTGTCTTCGTCATGAGCAGGCTTGTTGGCGCTAATCAATCGTTGAGCAGGGTGGGATAGCGCCGCTCGGCCGGGTGCCGAAGGTTGGCTCTACCCCTCCCTCTGGTATCAGGAGCTCAGAGAGGGTCGCTGTTGCCCAAGCGACCCTCTTTGCGTTGCAGGCTTGCAGCTCGAGCTCCGGAGCATCCAGATCTTCGGCAAATCTGAGCAAGCCCCGAAAAGGTATGGCACTTTCTATGCGAACCCGATGCCCAAGCCCCTGATCTGGATGACCTTGAAGCAAATCCTGGATCAGGAGAGGTGGATGTCCAGGACGTTCGGCCCTCCGCATGGGGCTGGTACCCGTTCACCTGTTGAAGCATCGGCAGGACTGAGGCGAATAGGTCACAGGTCAAAAAAAGAGGCAGCCATGCTGCCTGTCTGTGCTTGCCGCTTTTGAGAGCAAGAAGTACCTTATTGCAATGCAGCACGGCAATTGGCGTTGCCGTCCTGCCCGCCCTTCTTGGGCGTTTCCTCCCTAAACTTCGGGCCGCATTCGTGCGGCCCTTTTTCTTTGCTGGAGGAGACTATTCACGCAGCCTTGATTAGGCAACCTCATTTCTGCGGCTTCTATATATGCCAAAAGTATAAGTCCGCGGCAGGCCCTGAGAGCGAGTTTCGTGGTGAGGCAGGTGTGATCGGCCGGCACCGCATATTGATATTTGTTTATGCACGGATCGAGGCGATATCAGCGCGAAGGGATACTCAGACCGATATTCAATAGTTGAAAATTAACGTAGCATAACCTCAGCGTGTTAAACCCACCGGATTGTGAATTCGCTATCTCATTGGCTCTGGGTTCACGGTAGAGTGGCCTGTGGATGCATCAACCTCAACTGGAGCATCCGACTTTTAATCAGAGGGTCCTGGGTTCGAGTCCCAGTGCGCTCACCATGAATCCCAGTGACTTAGCCCTTTTGTGGCCATCCGGCAGGCCACAGACTCGGGTTTCAGTAATCACATAGTAAGCACGGAAAACAGTTTCGGCGCACGACGTTCAGGTTGTAGCTACCTTGGGTCCTACCATAGGGAACTGCGAAGGAATGCTCAGGCTCGTTTCTGAGCTGCAGATCAATAATCCAGCCTTCCCATAGGGGAAGTAGGTAATCTGAACAGTTTAGCGGTCTGCCGCCTCAAGCACCCGTAGCTCAGCTGGATAGAGCGTTGCCCTCCGAAGGCGGAGGATATGGGCGCAATCCCTGAAAGATTTCATTTATCATCAAGAACTTAAGTGCATCACAGTAGTAGTGGTGTGCTCCGGCTTAGATTAGCGGCACACAAGCGCCACAAGGATCCTGTTTGCCCGCCTGCGCGATGGTCTGCCCCCTGCAAAGTGATCCTCCCTGAAGTATGGCTTTTAAGCCGAAGGAGGACTGAAGATGGGCAAGAAGCGGCATACAGCCGAAGAGATCGTTTCCAAGTTGCGGCAGGTTGACGTGCTGACGGCACAAGGCCGGACAGTCGCGGAGGCGATCCGGCAGATTGGTGTGACGGAGGTCACGTACTACAGGTGGCGCTCCGAGTACGGCGGCCTCAAATCCGACCAGGTCAAGCGGCTCAAGGAACTCGAGATGGAGAACGCCCGGTTGCGTCGAGCGGTCTCGGATCTCACCCTGGAGAAGCTCATCCTCAAGGAGGCCGCCTCGGGAAACTACTGAGCCCCGCCCGCCGTCGCGCCTGTGTGGAGCATGTGATCGCCAGGTACGGCGTCTCAGAACGGCTGGCCTGCCGGGTCCTGGGCCAGCACCGTTCCACCCAGCGCAAGATCCCCAAGCAGCCGGAAGATGAGGCGGCCCTGACCGCCGACATCATTGCCTTGGCCACCCAGTACGGCCGCTATGGCTACCGGCGCATCACGGCCCTGCTGCGGGACGCCGGCTGGCTGGTGAACAAGAAGCGGGTCGAGCGGATCTGGCGACGGGAGGGGCTCAAAGTGCCGCAAAAGCAACCGAAGAAGGGGCGGCTCTGGCTCAACGACGGATCCTGCATCCGGCTGAGGCCGGAGTATCCCAACCACGTCTGGAGCTACGACTTTGTCGAGGATCGCACCCATGACGGGCGCAAGTTCCGCATGCTCAACATCATTGACGAGTTCACGCGTGAATGCCTGGCCATCCGAGTGAACCGGAAGCTGAAAGCCGTCGATGTCATCGACGTGCTCTCGGACCTGTTCATCCTGCGCGGTATTCCGGGCCATATTCGTTCCGACAACGGCAGCGAATTCGTGGCCCAAGCGGTTCGGGCCTGGATCGGTGCGGTTGGGGCGAAGACGGCTTACATTGAGCCGGGTAGTCCCTGGGAGAACGGCTATTGCGAGAGCTTCAACTCGAAGCTTCGCGATGAACTGCTGAAAGGAGAGATCTTCTACACCCTGCAGGAGGCAAAGGTGGTGATCGAAAATTGGCGCCGCCATTACAACACGGTGCGCCCGCACTCATCCTTGGGCTACCGACCGCCCGCACCAGAGGTCCTGGTCCTGGCTTCCAAGCTGGCGTCCAGACCAACGCTGAATTAACATCACACACGGATCACCTACATGGGGCAGGCCAGCGAGGGCACGACAACCGCTGGCCTGAATCAACTCGCTTCATTAGGTGCCGTGTAGGGAGCGGCGCGTTAGTCTGGCTAACCAGCCTCACAAGCAGAACCTAACGCGGTGGATCCTCGTCCGGTTATGATCATCTACAGAACGTCACTTATACGGTCTGCGGCAGAGATATGATACTTAATACCGATATTTCTTGATGGACGCATAGAATTTGCGCAGGCACTGCAAACGAAGTGTAACGTGCATTCCTACCGAAGCTTGTCTGCAAGAGGGAGGTGTGTCAGTGCAGCAGTAGTTTTCTGAGGTATGACCAAGAGCCTTCAAGGCAGATAGACGAATGATTACGATCCGCGGTGTTCACAAGGACTTTTCGATCGATGGTGCGAAGGTAACGGCACTAAGTCCAACTGATCTTGATGTGAACCGAGGCGAGTTTGTTAGCATCATCGGACCATCCGGTTGTGGGAAGTCGACCCTCTTGCGCATCCTCGCTGGCTTAGAGACGGCAAGCGGCGGATCCATCGAAGTCGACGATGAGGGCAGAGCCCGGCAGCGGGTCGGCTTTGTCTTTCAAGAACCAGTTCTTCTCCCATGGCTCTCTGCTCTCGAGAATGTTCGCTTCCCTCTAGACACAGCCGGGGTCGTGCGGGCTGAGGCGGACAGTCGTGCTAAGGACTTGCTAAAGCTAGCCGGGTTGACTGGTTTCGAAGCTGCCTTACCCCGGGCCTTGTCTGGAGGAATGCGCCAGCGCGTCTCGATCGCGCGTGCTCTTTCCTATGATCCGTCGCTGCTCCTTATGGATGAACCGTTTGGCGCCTTGGATCTCATCACTCGCGACAGGCTGAATGATGAGCTCCTGTCGATCTGGGCGCAAACGAAGAAGACTGTTCTGTTCGTAACGCATAGTGTTGAAGAGGCAGCTTACCTTTCAGACCGGGTGGTTGTAATGTCCCCACGTCCCGGCCGTATCAAGACCGTCTACAATGTGAACCTGCCACGTCCTCGAGGGGAAGGCACGAAATTGGATCCGTCGTTCCACCAGCTGATGGCTGACCTTCGGCGAGACTTGCGATGAAGGGCTTCTGGAGAGTCCTTGAGACCACCTTCGCCATCGCAGCTATCGTCGTCGCGTGGGATCTCTATACGCGCTTTTATGATGTCCCCAACTTCCTACTGCCATCTCCGGTGTCCGTTTGGAACGCGCTCGTCGAGGCTGCCAAGGGACAACTTTTTGACCATCTACTCTATACAGTTACCATTCTAGTGTCGGGCTATGCTGTTGGAGTGCTCCTAGGTATTGCAAGCGGGCTCCTGCTCGCAAAAAGTGCAAGGGTTGAACGCTGGCTATCTGGCCCAATCCTGTTTTTGCAAACCGCCCCGAAGATCGCCCTCGCTGCAGATTCCGATTTTATTCGGCCAGGGATTCCGAGATGAAGCCGGCCGCGATTCCGATCAATCTCCGGCCAGCGTTCCGAGATCAATCCGGCCACCATTCCGATTATTGTCCGGCCAGGGGCTGAGACAGCATCGAGGAGTGTTCCCAGGGTCCGCCGATCAGGCATGAAGGCTCCTTTGTTGCGAACAAGGAGCGGCCATGCCGGCAAAGAGAAGGCTGACCATGAGAGCCATACGTCACATCCTGCGCCTGCACGCCAGCGGCGCGAGCGACCGGTCGATCGGACGATCCGTCGGAGCCGCCCGCTCTACCGTGCAAGACACCCTCAAGCGGGCCAAGGCTGCCGGGCTGACCTGGCCCTTGCCCGCAGATCTCACCGACACCCTCCTCGAGGAGCGCCTGTTCGCCAGGAGCGGCGTCAAGACCGGCCTGCGCCGGCGCCCCGAGCCGGACTGGGCTGCTCTCGCCAGGGAGATGAAGCGCCCCGGCGTCACGATGACCATCCTGCACGAGGAGTACAGGGCAGCCTGCCCTGAGGGCTACGGCTACTTGCGTATTCCAGGGATGGTGATCGGTGGTTCCACACGATCATGATCACTCGTTCTGGTGATCGTGATCACCGTCAGCGTTCACTTGGTGGTTCGCTGAGCGGGGATGAAGCGGCCAGTACCGCTGGCAGTTGTAAGGTGGTCTGGAAACAGCCTTCAGGTCAAGCCCGCCGCCGCAGGCTGTCGCCCTTGAGTTCAATCCGATGTGCATTGTGAATGACGCGATCCAGGATCGCATCGCCGAGAGTGGGATCGGCAATCACATCGTGCCAGTGTGATACGGGAACCTGGCTGGTGATCAGCAGCGAGCCCTTGTCGTAGCGGTCGTCAACGATCTCCAGAAGATCCCGGCGCTGCTCGGCGGTGAGCGGCTCCGGGCCCCAGTCGTCGATGATGATCAAATCCGTGCGCTCCAGGGCACTCATCAGACGCGCCAGACGGCCTTCGCCGCGAGCCTGGACCAGATCGGCAAACAGGCGCGGCGCCCGGCGATACAGAACCGAGAAGCCGTCGCGACAGGCCTTGTGGCCGAGCGCACAGGCCAGCCAGCTCTTCCCCGTCCCGGTCGGGCCGACAATCGCCAGGTGATTGTGATCGCGCACCCACTGGCTGGTGGCCAGCGACTGGAACAAGGCCCGGTCGAGACCGCGCGAGC
It includes:
- a CDS encoding IS5 family transposase; translation: MDACSYASDLTDAEWALLAPLVPRSHPAGRRQTYPLRRIVDAIFYLLRTGAQWRLLPHEYPPRCTVFYHYAQWREDGTWEHVTQVLRESYRCRIGRNPQPTAAIIDSQSIKTSEMGGPRGYDGGKKIKGRKRHLLVDTQGNLLKNKVQPADIHDRAGAELLLEGLQHLFPAIKLMWADTAYRGLKDWLCKVLGWKLSIPQHWWSGGVWMRADAEPPTRPSGFQVLARRWVVERTISWLTTNRRLAKDYERLVETGEMLLYLAMSRILLRRLTRKER
- the istB gene encoding IS21-like element helper ATPase IstB, whose translation is MLLHPTVERLRALGLSAMADTLIELQTNPDAAAMPHADWLGLLVDREVTFRDNRRLARRLSAAKLRQSATIENVDYRSSRGLDRALFQSLATSQWVRDHNHLAIVGPTGTGKSWLACALGHKACRDGFSVLYRRAPRLFADLVQARGEGRLARLMSALERTDLIIIDDWGPEPLTAEQRRDLLEIVDDRYDKGSLLITSQVPVSHWHDVIADPTLGDAILDRVIHNAHRIELKGDSLRRRA
- a CDS encoding ABC transporter ATP-binding protein, with amino-acid sequence MITIRGVHKDFSIDGAKVTALSPTDLDVNRGEFVSIIGPSGCGKSTLLRILAGLETASGGSIEVDDEGRARQRVGFVFQEPVLLPWLSALENVRFPLDTAGVVRAEADSRAKDLLKLAGLTGFEAALPRALSGGMRQRVSIARALSYDPSLLLMDEPFGALDLITRDRLNDELLSIWAQTKKTVLFVTHSVEEAAYLSDRVVVMSPRPGRIKTVYNVNLPRPRGEGTKLDPSFHQLMADLRRDLR
- a CDS encoding transposase, with product MRAIRHILRLHASGASDRSIGRSVGAARSTVQDTLKRAKAAGLTWPLPADLTDTLLEERLFARSGVKTGLRRRPEPDWAALAREMKRPGVTMTILHEEYRAACPEGYGYLRIPGMVIGGSTRS
- a CDS encoding IS3 family transposase (programmed frameshift), producing MGKKRHTAEEIVSKLRQVDVLTAQGRTVAEAIRQIGVTEVTYYRWRSEYGGLKSDQVKRLKELEMENARLRRAVSDLTLEKLILKEAAFGKLLSPARRRACVEHVIARYGVSERLACRVLGQHRSTQRKIPKQPEDEAALTADIIALATQYGRYGYRRITALLRDAGWLVNKKRVERIWRREGLKVPQKQPKKGRLWLNDGSCIRLRPEYPNHVWSYDFVEDRTHDGRKFRMLNIIDEFTRECLAIRVNRKLKAVDVIDVLSDLFILRGIPGHIRSDNGSEFVAQAVRAWIGAVGAKTAYIEPGSPWENGYCESFNSKLRDELLKGEIFYTLQEAKVVIENWRRHYNTVRPHSSLGYRPPAPEVLVLASKLASRPTLN
- a CDS encoding ABC transporter permease, whose product is MKGFWRVLETTFAIAAIVVAWDLYTRFYDVPNFLLPSPVSVWNALVEAAKGQLFDHLLYTVTILVSGYAVGVLLGIASGLLLAKSARVERWLSGPILFLQTAPKIALAADSDFIRPGIPR